The Methanobacterium sp. genome includes the window GTGCCCCCACCTGTGTAATGCCTTCAATTTCTTCCATTTTCCTTACAAATCTACGTGTTTTTTGAACTTCCTCTCTCCAATGTTTGACTCTCTCTACAACGTGAGGAAGTGATGCCATTAAAGTTGCAACTGGTGCACCTCTACTTGTACATCCAAGCATCTCAATCTCTTTAACTGCATGTCTTTTAGATAATTTAAGCACACTTTTAGCATATTCTTCTTTCATTCCAATTACACCGATAGGCCCTGACGCCGCCATACTTTTATGACCGCTTCCAACCACAAAATCCATATTAAGTGCTTTAGCATCTATTGGAAGCCTTCCCATTGAATATGCACAGTTTAAAATTATAGGAACTCCCGCTTCCTGTGCAACTTTACCGGTTGCCTTTGCATCGGTAAGGTTACCGTAATTACCATCAACATGGGTAAGTAAAGCTAATTTTACATCTATTCCTTTATCAACTGCATTTTCAAGGGTTTCCTGATACTTTTCAGGCGTTATTTTATATTCTGGATGTCCGCTGTTTGGAACTTCAATCATTTCCAGCTTATTTCTCTCAACAGCAAGATGGGTTGTGTAATGGGCATTTCCATCCACAATTATGGTGTCACCGGGCTCACACAAAGCATGCATTATGGCAAATTTACTTTCTCTGGCTCCATGTGTGGTTCTTACCTCATCAACGTTAATGAATTTAGCCAGATCATCTAAAAATCCTGTTATTAAAGGGTTTGATATCTGATCGAGCCTTCCTGCACAGTAATCACAGACACTGTAGCCATCTGAATACTCCATCAGCGCTTTTCTTGCTTCTACTGGTAGTACTCCTCCACGCTGGAGAGGGTTTAAGTTTAAATTATCTCTTTCTGTGCTTCTTGT containing:
- the pscS gene encoding O-phospho-L-seryl-tRNA:Cys-tRNA synthase → MKCQDYALTRSTERDNLNLNPLQRGGVLPVEARKALMEYSDGYSVCDYCAGRLDQISNPLITGFLDDLAKFINVDEVRTTHGARESKFAIMHALCEPGDTIIVDGNAHYTTHLAVERNKLEMIEVPNSGHPEYKITPEKYQETLENAVDKGIDVKLALLTHVDGNYGNLTDAKATGKVAQEAGVPIILNCAYSMGRLPIDAKALNMDFVVGSGHKSMAASGPIGVIGMKEEYAKSVLKLSKRHAVKEIEMLGCTSRGAPVATLMASLPHVVERVKHWREEVQKTRRFVRKMEEIEGITQVGARPKEHDLVRFETPVFDEIAQKHPRRGFFLYEELKKRNIVGIKRGQTKWFKCSVYGFSEEQIDYIADSFKEIVNM